One Punica granatum isolate Tunisia-2019 chromosome 3, ASM765513v2, whole genome shotgun sequence genomic window carries:
- the LOC116200863 gene encoding beta-amyrin 28-monooxygenase-like, with protein sequence MVFIMELLVSVPMIVLLALFLLGKMSIFLRTKQISKSDFQKLPPGSSGWPVVGETLDLLRANLEGNPLRFTKDRVEKYNSLVFRTSVLGEQMVVICGPAGNKFAFSNEGKKVVLWWPSSLRRLVGPSFIHKVGDEARTNRKLLVSFFSVESLINCIPTIDEVTRNHLATHWQGKEEVKVYPTIKHHIFELACRLFMSISEPELVSRLSVHFHYFSKGLMSIALDFPGTQFHAAMRAAEAIRRELLVLVRQRRIDLNNKVASPTQDLMSFLLSNPDEDGKFMPEVEITNNILGLLYGAHGSSTSTITLLIKYLGELPQVREKVLAEQREIAASKAAGEFLTWEDLKRMRYSWNVVSEVMRMTPPLINMYREALVDIEYEGYTIPKGCKLYLSISFTHDDPNCHPNAMEFNESRFEGSGPPPYSYVPFGGGPRMCLGKEFARVEILIFLHNLVNRFDWDLSIPNEKIIYDPLPVPVNGLPVHLRPRDP encoded by the exons ATGGTTTTTATCATGGAGCTTTTAGTTTCAGTCCCGATGATTGTCCTACTTGCACTTTTCCTTCTTGGAAAGATGAGTATTTTTCTCAGAACCAAACAGATATCGAAATCGGACTTCCAGAAATTACCTCCGGGCAGCTCAGGCTGGCCGGTGGTGGGAGAGACACTTGACTTGCTGAGGGCCAACTTGGAAGGGAATCCCCTCAGGTTCACCAAGGACCGAGTTGAAAAGTACAACTCATTGGTCTTCAGAACTAGTGTACTGGGGGAGCAGATGGTGGTAATCTGTGGGCCTGCCGGAAACAAGTTTGCATTCTCGAACGAGGGCAAGAAGGTGGTTTTATGGTGGCCCAGCTCCTTGCGGCGGCTGGTTGGGCCGTCCTTTATCCACAAGGTCGGGGACGAGGCCCGGACGAACAGGAAGTTGTTGGTGAGCTTCTTCAGCGTCGAGTCGCTGATAAATTGCATCCCCACCATCGACGAGGTCACCCGCAACCACCTTGCGACTCATTGGCAAG GTAAAGAGGAGGTTAAGGTTTACCCGACCATCAAGCACCACATATTCGAGCTGGCATGCCGGCTCTTCATGAGCATCTCTGAACCGGAGCTTGTCTCAAGGCTCTCTGTCCACTTCCACTACTTTTCCAAAGGACTCATGTCGATCGCTTTGGATTTCCCTGGGACTCAGTTCCATGCTGCAATGAGAGCTGCAGAGGCGATAAGAAGAGAGCTCCTGGTTCTGGTGAGGCAAAGAAGGATCGATCTCAACAACAAAGTGGCTTCCCCCACACAGGATCTTATGTCCTTTTTGCTGTCGAACCCGGACGAAGATGGAAAATTCATGCCCGAAGTGGaaataacaaataatattCTAGGTCTGCTCTATGGGGCGCACGGTTCTTCTACCTCTACCATAACCTTACTGATCAAATATCTCGGCGAGCTGCCACAAGTTCGGGAGAAGGTTCTTGCCG AGCAAAGGGAGATTGCAGCATCAAAGGCAGCAGGAGAATTTCTCACGTGGGAGGACTTGAAAAGGATGAGATATTCGTGGAATGTTGTGTCTGAAGTGATGCGAATGACTCCTCCGCTCATCAATATGTATAGAGAAGCCTTGGTCGATATCGAATACGAAGGCTATACCATTCCCAAAGGTTGTAAG CTATACTTGAGTATTTCCTTCACACATGATGATCCGAATTGCCACCCAAACGCTATGGAGTTCAACGAATCTCGATTCGAGGGATCCGGGCCTCCTCCTTACTCTTACGTGCCCTTTGGAGGTGGACCGAGGATGTGCCTAGGGAAAGAGTTTGCTCGTGTCGAGATCTTGATCTTCCTGCACAATCTTGTTAACCGCTTTGATTGGGACTTATCGATACCGAACGAGAAAATCATATACGACCCGTTGCCGGTCCCGGTCAATGGACTCCCTGTTCATCTCCGACCTCGCGATCCTTAA